One window from the genome of Panulirus ornatus isolate Po-2019 unplaced genomic scaffold, ASM3632096v1 CTG_1999_pilon, whole genome shotgun sequence encodes:
- the LOC139748424 gene encoding histone H2B produces MPPKASGKAAKKAGKAQKAIAKGDKKKKRRRKESYSIYIYKVLKQVHPDTGISSKAMSIMNSFVNDIFERIAAEASRLAHYNKRSTITSREIQTAVRLLLPGELAKHAVSEGTKAVTKYTSSK; encoded by the coding sequence ATGCCTCCCAAAGCATCAGGAAAGGCTGCCAAGAAGGCTGGAAAAGCTCAGAAAGCCATTGCTAAGGGCGATAAGAAGAAAAagcgcaggaggaaggagagctacAGTATCTACATCTACAAGGTTCTCAAACAGGTTCACCCGGACACCGGTATCTCTTCCAAGGCCATGTCCATCATGAACTCTTTCGTGAACGACATTTTTGAACGTATCGCTGCTGAGGCTTCCCGCCTTGCCCACTACAACAAACGCTCCACAATCACCAGTCGGGAGATCCAGACTGCTGTTCGACTtcttttacctggtgaactggccAAGCACGCCGTGTCCGAGGGTACAAAAGCTGTCACCAAGTACACCTCTTCTAAGTAA
- the LOC139748420 gene encoding histone H2A-like: MRSHSRAWPYICHRLLSFCSSPRPSALIGCLAAAATSLDPEPGYISDARTKLLRIHCLSLSSGELSRSSSNSNRTTTTMSGRGKGGKVKGKSKSRSSRAGLQFPVGRIHRLLRKGNYAERVGAGAPVYLAAVMEYLAAEVLELAGNAARDNKKTRIIPRHLQLAIRNDEELNKLLSGVTIAQGGVLPNIQAVLLPKKTEKK, from the coding sequence ATGAGAAGCCACTCCCGAGCTTGGCCTTATATATGCCACAGGTTACTCAGCTTTTGCTCCTCGCCCAGGCCGAGCGCGCTCATTGGTTGCTTGGCGGCGGCCGCCACCTCACTTGATCCTGAGCCGGGGTATATAAGCGATGCTCGCACCAAACTGCTACGcattcattgtctctctctctcgagtggagAACTCTctcgcagcagcagcaacagcaaccgtactaccaccaccatgtcaGGACGAGGCAAGGGAGGCAAAGTCAAGGGCAAGTCCAAGAGTCGCTCCAGTCGAGCGGGACTCCAGTTTCCCGTAGGTAGAATCCACCGCCTTTTGCGCAAGGGAAACTACGCCGAACGTGTCGGTGCTGGTGCCCCAGTCTACCTGGCAGCTGTTATGGAGTACCTGGCCGCTGAAGTACTAGAGTTAGCCGGTAACGCTGCCCGTGACAACAAGAAGACTCGTATCATCCCTCGTCACTTGCAGCTGGCCATCCGTAATGACGAGGAACTGAACAAGCTTCTCTCTGGAGTCACCATTGCCCAGGGAGGTGTCCTGCCTAACATTCAGGCTGTCCTCCTTCCCAAGAAGACGGAAAAGAagtag
- the LOC139748429 gene encoding histone H4: MTGRGKGGKGLGKGGAKRHRKVLRDNIQGITKPAIRRLARRGGVKRISGLIYEETRGVLKVFLENVIRDAVTYTEHAKRKTVTAMDVVYALKRQGRTLYGFGG; the protein is encoded by the coding sequence ATGACTGGACGCGGCAAGGGAGGCAAGGGGCTCGGAAAGGGAGGCGCCAAGCGACATCGCAAGGTTCTCCGTGACAACATTCAGGGAATCACAAAGCCTGCCATTCGTCGTCTTGCTCGCCGTGGAGGAGTCAAACGTATCTCTGGCCTGATCTATGAAGAAACTCGTGGTGTACTCAAGGTTTTCTTAGAAAACGTCATCCGTGATGCTGTCACCTACACTGAGCACGCCAAGAGGAAAACAGTCACTGCCATGGATGTGGTTTATGCTCTAAAACGCCAGGGCAGAACTCTATACGGATTTGGCGGTTAA
- the LOC139748422 gene encoding histone H3, which yields MARTKQTARKSTGGKAPRKQLATKAARKSAPATGGVKKPHRYRPGTVALREIRRYQKSTELLIRKLPFQRLVREIAQDFKTDLRFQSSAVMALQEASEAYLVGLFEDTNLCAIHAKRVTIMPKDIQLARRIRGERA from the coding sequence ATGGCTCGAACCAAGCAGACTGCTCGCAAGTCTACAGGAGGCAAGGCCCCTCGCAAACAGCTGGCCACTAAGGCAGCTCGTAAATCTGCTCCTGCTACCGGTGGTGTTAAGAAGCCTCACCGTTACAGGCCTGGAACTGTGGCTCTGCGTGAAATCCGACGTTACCAGAAAAGCACCGAGTTACTCATCAGGAAGCTACCCTTCCAGCGTCTTGTGCGAGAGATTGCACAAGACTTCAAGACAGATCTACGTTTCCAGTCGTCTGCCGTCATGGCCCTTCAGGAAGCCTCTGAAGCATACCTGGTGGGTCTCTTTGAAGATACCAACTTGTGCGCCATTCACGCCAAGCGTGTCACCATCATGCCCAAAGACATCCAGCTGGCACGTCGTATTCGAGGAGAACGCGCCTAA